Within Nitrososphaerales archaeon, the genomic segment ACACCCTCGCCCTATCGATATGGTATATTCTACAAAATAGTAAAGAAAAGTCGGTGGTAGTAAGTATAGATACTAGTAAGATGATCGAAGATATCGTGACCAACGAAGGCGGGTCGATTCATTATGCTCCCGTCGGCGAGGCAAATATTGTAAAGTATATGATGGAATTGGGGTGCAAGATAGGTGGTGAAGGGAGTAGTGGTGGATTGATTCTATCGGACTTTTCTTGGTGTAGAGATGGTATGCTCGCTTCGGTATTGATCGCTAGATTGGAGAAGGAGTTTGGTATTGAAGATATCTTGAAGAAGTTACCAAAGTATTACCAATTGAGGAGGAGTATCAGATGTGAGAGGGTAGATGTAAACGCATTGATTCGGGCTCTGGTTGAGAATGAAGATAATGTAAACCTTTTAGATGGTGTGAAATTAACAATATCTAGAGATTCGTGGGTCTTGATCAGACCTTCTCGTACTGAAGATCTATTGAGAATTTCTGTAGAAGCGAAGAGTAGAAGCGAAGCAGAATCTCTTATCGATCATTATTCTTCGAAGGTTGAGAAATTGTTAAAAGAGTTGGGTTGAAGGTTGAGGGTTAAATTTGGTAAATTCTGTAAATGAATATGAAATCATTCGCATTCTCCTTGAAGTTTTAGGTCAACCGAAGGGTATCTATTCAAATATTGGTGATGATGTAGCATACTTCCCAGTAGAGAAGGGAAAGTTGGTTGTAAAGTGTGATATGCTCGTAAGAAAGACCGATGTTCCACGTGGTATGAGCTTATGGCAGGCGGCTAGAAAGAGTATAGTGATGTGTGTAAGTGACTTTGCAGTAAAAGGTGTTAAACCGATGGCAGCTCTTATTTCAATCGGGATACCGAGAAATTTCACAATGAATGAGATTAAAGAACTGGCTAAAGGATTCAAAATGGCGAAAGAAGAGTATTCGATTGAAATAATTGGAGGGGATACAAACGAGGCAGACGATCTTATAATCGATTGTATCATGCTCGGTTTTGCTGAAAGGGTTGTGCCAAGAAGTGGAGCGAAACCGGGCGATGTAGTAATTTCTTCGGGCGCATTCGGTTATCCTCCGTTAGGTTTGAAGATCTTATTGGAAGGGTTGAAGGTAGATCCTTCCATCAGGGATCAAGCGATATCTTCTGTCCTTATGCCGAAGGCAAGGCTCGATCTAGGCATAAGACTTTCAAATATTTTATCTGCATCGATAGATTCCAGTGATGGTCTTGCCATCTCATTGTATGAAATTGCTCAGCAGAGCAATGTAGGCATAGTGATCGATAGACTCCCTACGACAGATTCGATAATCCAATTCTCAGTAAAGCATGGTATAGATGTTGAAGAGTTGATACTCTATGGTGGAGAGGAGTATGAAATTGTGGCTACTTTACCAAAGGATAGGGTTGATGAAGCGATGCTCATAGCGAGGGATTTGTCGATTCAGTTGACAGAGATAGGGAGGGTTATAGAAGGGCCTCCGAATGTCTTTTTAGTAAGTGAAAAAGGGGTCAAACCAGTATTGAGAAAGGGCTGGATTCATTTGGCTTGAATCGGCCTCATCCTGATGAAAAGTTTATATCTCACTTCTCATATCTCATATTAATGAGAGTGATGAAGTATGCCACAGTATACAAAAGGTCAAACATGGGGTGCTCTAAAGAAAGCATGGAAAGGATACAAGATCGCTAAGGTCCAGAAGGACGTTGAAAAGATGAAGATGTACGCTGAGAGGATCAGAACTCTTCAAAAGGAGCTAGGAGTGAAACAAGCAGAGTTCCCCGATCTAGGAATAAAGTAAGCTAGCCTTTAGCTAGCTTACCCTAGCCACCCCTTACTTTTTTTATAGAGTCTTCAATTATAGATGAAAATCTTGAGATAAGATCCTCAAGCTTCTTCTCATCATCAGATTCGGCAAAGACCCTTATCAATGGCTCTGTACCACTAGGCCTTAAGAGAATCCATGAAGATCTATCGATCCACAACTTGATACCATCGATACGTTCTACTTCTCCTTCAGCGTACCTTTCGATCGATTTCATGACCTGGTTCTTAAACTCGTTGGGGCATGCAAATTTAGCCTTCCTTTGATAGAATCGTGGCAATTCTCCGATGAGTTGTGAAAGTTTTTGATTTCTTCGGGCCATACATTCTAACATCAAAGCGGTTGACATTGCACCATCTCTCACAGGGATGTGTGGTGCATAAAAGCAACCACCATTCTCTTCTATACCAAATAGAGCTTTAAGCTCTATCATCTTCCTTGACACATCCACACTACCTACCCTAGTCCTCACAACCTTCGATTCGTACCGATTGGCTATATACTCGATGATCTGTGAGGTACTCACAGTTGTAACTACTAGGGATTTGGGTCTTCTCGATAATACGTAATCCATGATCACTGCACCACTACGATCGCCCGTATGAATTACACCATCCTCATCACAGAAGATGCTACGATCACCATCTCCATCATAACCAACACCTAGATCTGCATTATGGGCCTTTACCAATTTAGAAAGGCCGGTTAATGTTTCTACTGTAGGCTCGGCACCCCTTCCAGAAAACTCACCATCGATATTACTATTGATCGTTATAACTTCACAACCGAGCCTCTCTAAAATGTAAGGCGCAGCGAGTGATTGGACACCATTTCCCAAATCTAATACCACTTTAAATTTCTTGCTACCGATCAAATCTGCATCTACATGTGAAAGTATACCTTGAATGTAGGTACTCAACGCTTTAGTCTCTTGTTGTGGTATCCCTACCGATCGCCAATCGGCTCTTTTAATACTCTTCTCTAAGAAGATCCTTTCGATCTTAAGTTCATCTTCTCTCGAAATTTCTACACCGTCAGAACCCATTACCTTGATCCCATTGTACTCGGGTGGATTATGTGAAGCGGTTATCATTACGCTACCGTTGTAACCTAACTTGCTCGTTGCATACTGAAGGGCTGGCGTAGGTAAGAGCCCCGCATCACCGACTTGTAATCCCACACTCATCAACCCGGCCATGACGGCTTTGGCGATCATAGGGCTGGTAATTCTACCATCGTACCCGACCAGTATAGGGCCTTTAGCGAAGTAAGTACCAATAGCTTCGGCCATTTCTATTACAAAGTCTAAGCCAAAGTCGATACCGGGTTTAAATCTAATACCGTTGGTCCCAAAAAATCTTCGCTCCTCGATCATAACCATCTATACTTTTTGATGCAGTATTTATACTAAAATTTATTCATTGTTGGATCTCAATCATTCGGGATTTAGTAATTAAAGACTATAAAATATGGTGAAAAGATTCATAAAAAGCGTCCTATAAAAATAAGATTGGACTTTGAATCTCAAATTAAATACCGTATTGCTGAGTGGGAAAGATATTGAACGTATGATTACGATGTCTGAAGTCATTCAAGTTGTAGAAGAGGCTTTTAGAGAGAAAGGTTTGGGGAGGGTCCAATGCCCTCCGAAGATATACCTTTACTATGAAAAATACAATGGTGATTTGAGGGTCATGCCCGCCTTCCTTGAAGGTCTTAACATATCTGGTGTAAAGATCGTGAATGTTCACCCAGATAACA encodes:
- the thiL gene encoding thiamine-phosphate kinase; the protein is MVNSVNEYEIIRILLEVLGQPKGIYSNIGDDVAYFPVEKGKLVVKCDMLVRKTDVPRGMSLWQAARKSIVMCVSDFAVKGVKPMAALISIGIPRNFTMNEIKELAKGFKMAKEEYSIEIIGGDTNEADDLIIDCIMLGFAERVVPRSGAKPGDVVISSGAFGYPPLGLKILLEGLKVDPSIRDQAISSVLMPKARLDLGIRLSNILSASIDSSDGLAISLYEIAQQSNVGIVIDRLPTTDSIIQFSVKHGIDVEELILYGGEEYEIVATLPKDRVDEAMLIARDLSIQLTEIGRVIEGPPNVFLVSEKGVKPVLRKGWIHLA
- the glmM gene encoding phosphoglucosamine mutase — encoded protein: MIEERRFFGTNGIRFKPGIDFGLDFVIEMAEAIGTYFAKGPILVGYDGRITSPMIAKAVMAGLMSVGLQVGDAGLLPTPALQYATSKLGYNGSVMITASHNPPEYNGIKVMGSDGVEISREDELKIERIFLEKSIKRADWRSVGIPQQETKALSTYIQGILSHVDADLIGSKKFKVVLDLGNGVQSLAAPYILERLGCEVITINSNIDGEFSGRGAEPTVETLTGLSKLVKAHNADLGVGYDGDGDRSIFCDEDGVIHTGDRSGAVIMDYVLSRRPKSLVVTTVSTSQIIEYIANRYESKVVRTRVGSVDVSRKMIELKALFGIEENGGCFYAPHIPVRDGAMSTALMLECMARRNQKLSQLIGELPRFYQRKAKFACPNEFKNQVMKSIERYAEGEVERIDGIKLWIDRSSWILLRPSGTEPLIRVFAESDDEKKLEDLISRFSSIIEDSIKKVRGG